Proteins co-encoded in one Flavobacteriaceae bacterium MAR_2009_75 genomic window:
- a CDS encoding porphobilinogen synthase: MYPLRRNRRLRTSHSMRKLVQETFLTPNDFLVPLFVVEGKAIKEEIASMPDYFRLSLDNLEKEVKELWKMGLKSVLLFVKVDDSLKDNKGSEALNPNGLMQRAIKTVKDACPEMLVMTDVALDPFSSYGHDGIIENGQILNDETADVLAAMSVSHAHAGADVVAPSDMMDGRILTIREALEDEGHLNTAIMSYSAKYASAFYGPFRDALDSAPVDIQNIPKDKKTYQMDYANRFEAIKETEMDIDEGADIVMVKPGLCYLDIVREIKNEVDVPVAVYQVSGEYAMVKAAAEKGWLEHDAVVMEQLMAIKRAGANIIATYFAKDAVKMLG; encoded by the coding sequence ATGTATCCACTTCGAAGAAACCGACGTCTGAGAACTTCTCATAGTATGCGAAAATTGGTGCAAGAAACTTTCTTGACCCCTAACGATTTTTTGGTCCCACTTTTTGTGGTGGAAGGAAAGGCCATAAAAGAAGAGATTGCATCTATGCCCGATTACTTTCGTCTGAGCCTTGATAATTTAGAAAAAGAAGTAAAAGAACTTTGGAAAATGGGCCTAAAATCGGTTTTGCTTTTTGTGAAAGTCGATGACAGTCTTAAGGACAATAAAGGCAGCGAAGCACTCAATCCGAACGGACTCATGCAACGGGCCATTAAAACCGTGAAAGATGCATGTCCCGAAATGTTAGTGATGACCGATGTGGCCTTAGACCCGTTTTCTTCATACGGTCATGACGGTATTATCGAAAACGGACAAATATTAAACGACGAAACGGCTGATGTTCTTGCAGCAATGAGTGTTTCACATGCCCATGCGGGTGCGGACGTGGTAGCGCCCAGTGATATGATGGACGGCCGTATACTTACAATTCGCGAAGCGCTTGAAGATGAAGGTCATTTGAATACCGCCATTATGAGCTATAGCGCCAAATACGCCAGTGCTTTTTATGGCCCGTTTAGAGATGCCCTCGATTCGGCACCTGTAGATATACAGAACATTCCTAAGGATAAGAAAACCTATCAAATGGATTATGCCAATCGGTTCGAGGCTATAAAAGAGACCGAGATGGATATAGATGAAGGCGCCGATATCGTCATGGTCAAACCAGGGCTGTGCTACCTAGATATTGTACGGGAGATAAAAAATGAGGTCGATGTGCCCGTTGCTGTTTACCAGGTTTCTGGTGAATACGCCATGGTCAAAGCTGCAGCCGAAAAAGGATGGCTAGAACATGATGCGGTCGTGATGGAACAATTAATGGCAATTAAAAGAGCAGGGGCCAATATCATCGCCACTTATTTTGCCAAAGATGCAGTCAAGATGCTAGGCTAA
- a CDS encoding ribosomal-protein-alanine N-acetyltransferase — protein MTQDKSFLLNQLTAEDAQTLSRLMVDNQERFARFFPMTLAQNQSEEASKAFILLKNIEFEYKSEFTFALRKSVDGIVCGLIIIKNIDREKSRAEIAYCIGEKYAGRGWTSRAVIQISQFAFEKLQLKTLEILVHESNYASIRVAEKCGFTHIKVLKAEHTPPNEKPLDMQLYELSREE, from the coding sequence ATGACTCAAGACAAATCATTTCTTCTAAATCAGCTTACTGCCGAAGATGCCCAAACACTTTCACGGCTAATGGTCGATAATCAAGAGCGATTTGCTCGCTTTTTTCCCATGACCTTAGCGCAGAATCAGTCTGAAGAAGCTTCGAAAGCCTTCATCCTTCTCAAAAATATAGAGTTCGAGTACAAATCGGAATTCACGTTTGCTCTACGAAAAAGTGTTGATGGCATAGTTTGCGGACTCATCATTATAAAAAATATTGACCGAGAAAAGAGTCGGGCCGAGATTGCCTATTGCATAGGCGAGAAATACGCTGGCCGAGGTTGGACCAGTCGGGCCGTAATACAAATTTCACAGTTTGCCTTTGAGAAATTACAGCTGAAAACGCTAGAGATTTTGGTCCATGAAAGCAATTATGCAAGCATACGAGTAGCCGAAAAATGTGGATTTACCCACATAAAGGTTTTAAAAGCTGAACATACGCCCCCTAACGAAAAACCGTTAGATATGCAGTTGTATGAACTTTCAAGAGAAGAGTAA
- a CDS encoding trk system potassium uptake protein TrkH has translation MSLYSVISGKYLRFKLGLTPQQNLFYGFLTYVLIGSLLLCIPWFHKNSVSFLDNLFIATSAVSTTGLATVSVIDSYNFFGQLIILVLIQLGGIGYLTFTTFMILSTTRKMTHWHQNLLKTEFTLPKTIEIKDFLKAVVFFTLAMEVLGTVLYFFAFKNLNLGSFETLWFAIFHSVSAFCTAGFSLFENGFANFTGNGLINTTTSVLAIAGSMGFIVVTDFALFLKKRTHQLSFTTKIILMGSLVLLTLGFVFFYVYEPTISSLKGAGRVWAAFFQGMSAMTTVGFNTVDYGAFIMPMLLVTIFLMYVGASPSGTAGGMKITTLTAIIAIMKSRLKNHSRITFFGRIIPYERLFVATSSFIFYTSLIALGTFVLSFLEDFHLEDLLFEVASALGTVGLSTGITGNLGDWGKLVIIILMFIGRLGVLTFGLAIWAKHQHSPENKPLKEDIAV, from the coding sequence ATGAGCCTTTATAGTGTTATCTCTGGGAAATATCTGCGTTTCAAACTGGGCCTGACCCCTCAGCAGAATCTTTTCTATGGCTTTTTAACCTATGTATTGATTGGTAGCTTACTATTATGCATACCATGGTTTCATAAAAACTCGGTTTCCTTTTTAGACAATCTTTTTATAGCTACCTCAGCCGTTTCAACAACAGGGCTAGCTACCGTTTCAGTTATTGATTCTTATAACTTTTTTGGGCAATTGATCATATTAGTGCTCATTCAATTGGGTGGTATCGGTTACCTTACCTTTACCACTTTCATGATTCTTTCTACCACAAGAAAAATGACCCATTGGCATCAAAATTTGCTCAAAACAGAATTTACATTGCCCAAAACGATTGAAATTAAAGATTTCCTTAAGGCGGTGGTTTTTTTCACCTTGGCCATGGAGGTATTAGGCACTGTTCTCTATTTTTTCGCGTTCAAAAATCTAAATCTCGGTTCGTTTGAAACACTCTGGTTTGCAATCTTTCATAGTGTTAGCGCATTTTGTACGGCAGGCTTCAGTCTTTTTGAAAACGGATTTGCCAACTTCACGGGCAATGGACTTATCAATACCACAACCTCGGTATTGGCCATTGCCGGTTCTATGGGTTTTATTGTAGTAACCGATTTTGCACTGTTCTTAAAGAAAAGAACGCATCAACTTAGTTTTACCACGAAGATTATTCTAATGGGCTCTTTGGTTTTGCTGACATTGGGCTTCGTTTTCTTCTATGTTTACGAGCCTACCATCAGTTCTTTGAAAGGTGCTGGCCGCGTTTGGGCCGCTTTTTTTCAAGGTATGTCGGCCATGACTACCGTCGGTTTCAACACTGTTGACTACGGGGCCTTCATTATGCCTATGCTTCTCGTTACCATTTTTTTAATGTACGTCGGCGCATCACCATCGGGTACGGCCGGGGGAATGAAGATTACGACACTAACCGCTATAATCGCCATAATGAAAAGTCGGTTGAAAAACCATTCCCGTATTACGTTTTTCGGCAGAATTATTCCCTATGAAAGGCTGTTTGTGGCTACCTCATCTTTTATATTTTATACCAGTCTGATTGCCCTAGGAACTTTTGTTCTTTCTTTTCTTGAAGATTTTCATTTAGAAGATTTGCTTTTCGAAGTAGCCTCTGCCTTGGGCACGGTCGGACTCAGTACCGGAATAACTGGTAATTTGGGAGATTGGGGCAAGTTGGTTATCATTATACTCATGTTCATTGGTCGTTTGGGTGTACTTACTTTCGGGCTGGCCATTTGGGCAAAACACCAACACTCACCCGAAAACAAGCCTCTCAAAGAAGATATTGCCGTTTAA
- a CDS encoding uroporphyrinogen decarboxylase, translating to MINNDLFLRALKGETVERPPVWMMRQAGRYLPEFMEIKKKYDFFTRCQTPELASEITVQPIRRYGMDAAILFSDILVIPQAMNIEVQMKLNFGPYLPNPIRSQKDVDNVIVPDVDEALDYVMQAIQATKEKLNDDIPLIGFAGSPWTILCYCVQGQGSKTFDKAKEFCFTDPVAAHALLQKITDTTIAYLKAKVKAGVNAVQVFDSWGGMLSPVDYKEFSWQYIQQIIDALKDDAPVIVFGKGCWFALGDMAKSGASALGVDWTCSAKNARYLSGGNITLQGNFDPSRLLSPPSEIKKMVTQMINEFGKDKYVVNLGHGILPNIPVENAKAFVDAVKEYHQ from the coding sequence ATGATAAACAACGATTTATTCCTAAGGGCATTAAAAGGGGAAACTGTTGAACGACCACCCGTTTGGATGATGCGTCAAGCAGGTCGTTATCTTCCGGAGTTTATGGAAATCAAAAAAAAATATGATTTCTTCACACGCTGTCAAACCCCCGAACTGGCTTCTGAAATTACCGTTCAGCCCATTAGACGTTACGGTATGGATGCCGCCATATTATTCTCCGATATTTTGGTGATTCCACAAGCAATGAATATCGAAGTACAGATGAAACTCAACTTCGGGCCCTATCTTCCGAATCCTATCCGTTCGCAGAAAGATGTAGATAATGTTATAGTTCCCGATGTAGATGAAGCCTTAGATTATGTGATGCAGGCCATACAGGCTACCAAAGAAAAGTTGAATGATGATATTCCTTTGATCGGGTTTGCGGGCTCACCGTGGACTATTCTGTGTTACTGTGTACAAGGCCAAGGCAGCAAAACTTTTGACAAGGCTAAAGAATTCTGCTTTACCGACCCCGTAGCCGCGCATGCCCTACTACAGAAAATTACCGATACTACAATCGCCTATTTAAAGGCTAAAGTAAAGGCCGGTGTGAATGCCGTTCAGGTTTTTGATTCTTGGGGCGGCATGTTATCACCCGTTGACTATAAAGAATTTTCATGGCAATATATTCAACAAATTATTGATGCCTTGAAAGATGATGCTCCCGTTATCGTATTCGGAAAAGGCTGTTGGTTCGCCTTGGGCGATATGGCCAAATCAGGAGCGTCGGCACTGGGTGTAGATTGGACCTGTTCAGCAAAAAATGCGCGTTACCTTAGCGGTGGCAACATCACGTTACAAGGTAATTTTGACCCCTCACGACTACTCTCGCCTCCATCAGAAATCAAAAAAATGGTCACCCAAATGATCAATGAGTTCGGGAAGGACAAATATGTGGTCAATTTGGGTCATGGCATATTACCCAATATTCCAGTAGAAAATGCAAAAGCCTTTGTTGATGCCGTTAAAGAATACCATCAATAA
- a CDS encoding coproporphyrinogen oxidase, producing MKDKFFNYIQKLQDTITSKLEEVDGKARFHEDQWTRPEGGGGRTRVIENGAVFEKGGVNISGVHGELPKSMQQYFGVDDADFFACGLSLVLHPKNPMVPTVHANWRYFEMYDKQGKLVDQWFGGGQDLTPYYLFDEDATHFHSTCKTVCDEHHPDFYSTYKKKCDEYFWNAHRNEARGIGGLFFDYCKITDTMSIEDWYNFVTGVGNSFLDSYVPIVLQRKDTDFTQKQRDWQEIRRGRYVEFNLVHDKGTLFGLKTNGRIESILMSLPPHVQWRYDHQTEKGSEEERILEVLKNPKAWV from the coding sequence ATGAAAGATAAATTCTTCAATTATATTCAAAAACTACAAGACACTATTACTTCCAAACTTGAAGAAGTTGATGGAAAGGCTAGATTTCATGAAGATCAGTGGACTAGGCCCGAAGGTGGGGGTGGAAGAACCCGTGTAATTGAAAACGGCGCTGTATTTGAGAAAGGAGGCGTAAATATTTCAGGCGTTCATGGTGAACTACCTAAAAGCATGCAGCAGTATTTCGGTGTTGATGATGCCGATTTTTTTGCGTGTGGGCTTAGCTTGGTGCTGCATCCGAAGAACCCCATGGTGCCAACAGTTCATGCCAATTGGCGTTATTTTGAAATGTACGATAAGCAAGGTAAACTCGTTGATCAATGGTTCGGTGGCGGTCAAGATTTAACTCCGTATTATTTGTTCGATGAAGATGCAACGCATTTTCATTCAACCTGCAAAACTGTTTGCGATGAGCATCATCCTGATTTTTATTCCACTTACAAGAAAAAGTGCGACGAATATTTTTGGAATGCCCACAGAAATGAGGCTAGAGGCATAGGCGGCCTCTTCTTCGATTATTGTAAAATTACCGATACCATGTCTATCGAAGACTGGTATAATTTTGTCACAGGTGTAGGCAATAGTTTTCTCGATAGTTATGTTCCGATTGTCTTACAAAGAAAGGATACCGATTTCACGCAAAAGCAGAGAGATTGGCAAGAAATTCGTCGCGGTCGCTACGTCGAGTTCAACCTTGTACATGACAAGGGCACTTTATTTGGTCTAAAAACCAATGGTCGTATCGAAAGTATTTTGATGAGCCTTCCCCCTCATGTGCAATGGCGTTACGACCACCAAACAGAAAAAGGCAGTGAAGAAGAGCGCATATTAGAGGTATTAAAAAACCCAAAAGCGTGGGTGTAA